In the Aquimarina spinulae genome, AAGTTGGGAATATTTGAAAATGTAATTATTGGATTTACAGTAACGAATCCTTTCAACTGGACTGCTGGTGATTTTGATCCAGAGACTACAGGTTCAGGTATTAATCTTCAGAATGGGTTTAGTAGTGGAGGATTTGCTTATGGTACAGAATCTGCACCAAGAACTTATATGACCTCTCTTAAATTCCAGTTTTAAGAATAAATTTAAAATATATTAAAAATGAAAAAAATATTTTTATACACCTTAACAATTGTTCTTTTAATAGGATGTACAGATGATCTAAAAGATGCAACTGATTTCACTTCTGTAGAGAACCCGAATCTTTCTGAGGCATCTATTATAGGTAAACCTAACTCTTCATCAATATGGCTTGAAGGGATTGAAAGAGACCTATCAATTACTTTAAATGAAATATTAATACTAGCAGAACTTGGTTCTGATAATTATGTAAATACTCAAACTTTTTTTAGTCAATTTTTGGATGGTCTTGAAATAAGAATTGATGATCCAGATATGAGAGATACACAATTTAGAATAGCTAGAGTTCGTGAAGCTGCTAAATTTGGACTAGAATCTGTTGGTCCTAATGATTCAGAATATAATACTGAAACAGAAGCTGAGTATAACTTTTTTGAAGGAATGTCGTATTTATATGCAGGGATGTACTTCTCTAATCTTCCGCAGGAAGAGCTAGGACCTACATTTACTTCGGTTCAGAATCTGACAAGTGCTATAACTTCATTTGATCTTGCAATAGGCCTTAATCCTAAAGCAGAGTATTATCTTGCAAAAGCAAGGGCTAATTATTATTTAGGAAATAAAGCAGAGGCTGTACAAGCGGCAAATGATGCTTTAGGACTTAGTACTAGTTTTCTAAGATCTGCTCGATATGACGAATTAAATGGTCCTTCAAATAGATTAGAAGATGCATTTTATGAAAGAGCTACTTTTGATGATTTTCAACCGTTACCATCTTTAGATTTTCTTGATCCAAAATATTCTTTTGTTGATGCAAATCAAGATGCTTCTGTACATTATTTAAAAGCAGAAGAAGCATATTTAATTTTAGCAGAATCTAATCTTGCAGACAATAATGTTGGAGCAGCTCAAACTAATTTAGAAGATTTATTAACGTTGGTGGGTACTAGAGAAGTAAGAACTATAGATGATTCTATTGAAGGAAGAACTCAACAAAGTCCTGGATCTAGACCAGATAAAGCTACTGTTGTGGTTAATTCAAGACCAGGTTTAGTTTTAGATCGTCAGGCTGGTAATGTAATGGTACCTTCTGTATCTGGTACTTCTTTAGTACAAACAGATATTGATGCTATGACTGGTGGAGACACTTCACTAGAATTACTATATAGAACTAGACAAGAAATTTTTATTGCAGAAGGACTTCGTTTTGCAGATATGGGAGTTAAATTGGTTATTCATGAAAATGAGATCTTACAAAACTCAAATATTTCAGAAGGAGATCCTGGTACTGTATCAGTTATTCCATCGTTTATAAATTCTAATATTGCAAATTTAGATGCATTTACTTATGATGACGGAACTGGTGTTGTAACTACCGCGATAGATCTTAATTCTATTTTGGTTGCAAACAAAACTTCTAATGAGGTTTTACCTTTTCATTAATTGTGATCTAGTATTATATTTGTAATACCAATTATTACTTTTTTAAGGGAATTACAAAAAAATAATAAATCCAATTAAAAGCAAAAATGTTAAAAGAGAGGCTACATACTATATGTAGCCTCTTTTTTGTATACAATTCATAAAACTCATTTCTATTATACTATCTTTGGCCCCAATAAATAAGCTACAAACAATTAGGGTAATGCCGATCTACCGTTATGACAGATATGGTTTTACTATATAATAATATACTATATACAGATGAAAAACGATTCCTTAGTTTTTGGTATCAGAGCAATTATAGAAGCCATAACGTCTGGCAAGACCATCGATAAGCTTTTTATCCAAAAAGGATTACATGGTGACCTGGCTAAAGAATTAATGAGCCTTGTAAGGAAACAGAATATTACTATTAACTATGTTCCTGTAGAAAAATTGAATAGATTAACCCGTAGCAATCATCAAGGTGCGGTTGCTTACACCTCTCCTATCGATTTTTATGATCTCGAAAATCTTGTTATGAATGTTATTGAATCTGGAGAAACTCCTTTATTTCTAATTCTCGATCAACTTTCTGATGTTCGTAATTTTGGAGCTATTATCAGAACTGCAGAATGTACAGGTGTACATGGCATTATCATTCAGAAAAAGGGAGGAGCGCCTGTTAATGCAGATACTGTAAAAACTTCTGCTGGTGCTGTATTCAAAATCCCTATATGTAAGGTAGATCATATAAAAGATGCCATGTTTTATTTGCAAGGATCTGGTGTTCAGATAGTAGCTGCCACAGAAAAAGCTAACTCCACTATTTATGATACAAATCTAACTATTCCTACCGCTATCATTATGGGAAGTGAAGGTAAAGGTATTTCTCAATCTGTATTAAAACTGGTAGATCAACAAGCTAAACTACCAATGTATGGAGATATTGCCTCATTAAACGTATCTGTAGCTTGTGGTGTGTTTTTATATGAAATTATAAGACAAAGGTTATAATACTAATTATTCTTCTTCAGGCTTATCTGTATTAGGTCTATATTCGTATATAACGCTAATCTCCTCATCCAAATCTTTCTGAGGTAGGTTTTCGATAAAATTACCATTATCATCAAAATGCTTTAGAAACTCATCTTCTTCAGGATCATAATGTTCGGACTCCCAGATATATTTTTTTGGTTGTACTACTCCTTTTTTGATAAAAAAAGCTAACACAGCCCCAGATAGTATACCTGATAAATGCCCTTCCCATGAGATTTTAGGATCTATAGGCAATACATACATTACCATGCTTCCGTAAATAAAAACTACAACAAAGGATAATGCAATTAATCTAAAGTGTCTTGCAAAAATCCCTTTAAAAAACAAAAAACCAAAAAGCATATAAATTACACCACTTGCTCCAATATGATTTGCTGGCCGACCTAATAACCAGGTTAAAAAGCCTGTAAGAAAAACTCCTATACATAATACTTTCCAAGCGTTATTTTGATAGAAAAAGAAGAGTGCAGCCGACAAAATCAATAATGGCAACGTATTATGCCATAAATGGGTAATATCGGCATGGATAAAAGGAGAGAATAGTATTCCTCTTAACCCAATCACTGTTCTGGGAAGTACTCCAAAATGATTAAAACTTAAGTCAAAACGAATTTCAAACCAAAAAACTATCCAAATAAGTAATACAAACAACAATGGATACCCTACTACCCCTGTATTAAACTTAAAATGAGTTTCTTTTTCTTGCATAGTAGTAAGAATATATCAAAAAAAAGTCCAAAACAAAAAGTTCGGTTAAAATGTCAGGTGTATCCTATATTTTATTCTAAGTCTGTAGATTTATAATAATTATCACCATCTACAGGAAATGCTTTTTCCG is a window encoding:
- the rlmB gene encoding 23S rRNA (guanosine(2251)-2'-O)-methyltransferase RlmB, which translates into the protein MKNDSLVFGIRAIIEAITSGKTIDKLFIQKGLHGDLAKELMSLVRKQNITINYVPVEKLNRLTRSNHQGAVAYTSPIDFYDLENLVMNVIESGETPLFLILDQLSDVRNFGAIIRTAECTGVHGIIIQKKGGAPVNADTVKTSAGAVFKIPICKVDHIKDAMFYLQGSGVQIVAATEKANSTIYDTNLTIPTAIIMGSEGKGISQSVLKLVDQQAKLPMYGDIASLNVSVACGVFLYEIIRQRL
- a CDS encoding rhomboid family intramembrane serine protease — its product is MQEKETHFKFNTGVVGYPLLFVLLIWIVFWFEIRFDLSFNHFGVLPRTVIGLRGILFSPFIHADITHLWHNTLPLLILSAALFFFYQNNAWKVLCIGVFLTGFLTWLLGRPANHIGASGVIYMLFGFLFFKGIFARHFRLIALSFVVVFIYGSMVMYVLPIDPKISWEGHLSGILSGAVLAFFIKKGVVQPKKYIWESEHYDPEEDEFLKHFDDNGNFIENLPQKDLDEEISVIYEYRPNTDKPEEE